The following coding sequences are from one Lolium rigidum isolate FL_2022 chromosome 6, APGP_CSIRO_Lrig_0.1, whole genome shotgun sequence window:
- the LOC124665134 gene encoding peroxidase 1-like: MASSSGLAGLAMLLTAVLCLQLPAASRAQLQVGFYDTTCPNAESIVQQAVADAFATNSGVAAGLIRLHFHDCFVNGCDASVLLSVNPAGGDPERDAPPNNPSLRGFEVVDAARAALEQSCPSTVSCADILAFAARDSINLTGSDVFYQVPSGRRDGSVSNGTLAFTLPGPNLTAEELVKGFADRNMSAEEMVVLSGTHTLGRSHCSSFIVRNRERLASGTISPAYQALLETLCPANTNQTTNVTTEIDLSTPTVLDNNYYKLLPLNLGLHFSDDQLIRNATLKASVDAFAANETLWKEKLVAAMIKMGEIQPKTGAEGEIRLNCSIVNTASSSSSSSARLIEVLRPGSDNEVASS; the protein is encoded by the exons ATGGCGAGCAGCAGTGGCCTAGCCGGCCTGGCGATGCTACTCACGGCCGTTTTGTGCCTGCAGCTGCCGGCGGCGAGCCGCGCGCAGCTGCAGGTGGGGTTCTACGACACCACCTGTCCCAACGCCGAGTCCATCGTCCAGCAGGCCGTCGCGGATGCCTTCGCCACCAATTCCGGTGTCGCCGCTGGGCTCATCCGTCTCCACTTTCACGACTGCTTTGTCAAC GGCTGTGATGCGTCGGTGCTGCTGTCCGTAAACCCCGCCGGAGGCGACCCGGAGCGCGACGCGCCGCCCAACAACCCGAGCCTCCGCGGCTTCGAGGTCGTGGACGCCGCCAGGGCCGCACTGGAGCAGAGCTGCCCCAGCACCGTGTCGTGCGCCGACATCCTCGCCTTCGCCGCACGCGACAGCATCAACCTCACCGGCAGCGACGTGTTCTACCAGGTCCCCTCCGGCCGCCGCGACGGGAGCGTTTCGAACGGGACACTCGCGTTCACGCTCCCCGGCCCGAACCTAACGGCCGAGGAGCTCGTCAAGGGGTTCGCCGACCGGAACATGAGCGCCGAGGAGATGGTGGTCCTGTCCGGAACCCACACCCTTGGCCGCTCCCACTGCAGCTCCTTCATTGTCCGGAACCGCGAGCGGCTGGCGAGCGGCACCATCAGCCCGGCGTACCAGGCGCTGCTGGAGACGCTGTGCCCGGCCAACACGAACCAGACCACCAACGTCACCACGGAGATCGACCTTAGCACGCCCACCGTGCTGGACAACAACTACTACAAGCTGCTGCCGCTCAACCTCGGCCTGCACTTCTCCGACGACCAGCTCATCCGCAACGCCACGCTCAAGGCCTCCGTCGACGCATTCGCCGCCAACGAGACGCTCTGGAAGGAGAAGCTCGTTGCCGCCATGATCAAGATGGGCGAGATCCAGCCCAAGACCGGCGCCGAAGGAGAGATCCGTCTCAACTGCAGCATTGTCAACACggcttcgtcgtcgtcatcctcctccgcaCGACTGATCGAGGTGCTCCGCCCGGGCTCCGACAATGAGGTCGCCTCGAGCTAG